In Paenibacillus sp. FSL M7-0420, a single genomic region encodes these proteins:
- a CDS encoding ATP-binding cassette domain-containing protein, with product MEKKPIKYFLTLTKSKKMICSIIFIILLNIFSSYFSLIPAYLTQIIFDKVIKEFDFKLLVIILVLLITFFLISGLLNVINTSFYVKVLNASSLTFRKKYLESYLAKDFNSISNYSEGDIIYRGNNDIQNVCELSFEIIIKTITQLVLLIGILILMFHSSKILSLCVIIMMLVDYMYNFLSSNKLKNKVDQVKTSDSNLFESYKQIINRYIYIRLNRLNQQELERFSKVLSISFINKKVLIISQSILSGISGMISGSRQMLVLSIGAYLVAKGQLSIGILIAFNQLAQGLNSPAQFFSNWIHFYKNLLSSHERVYDIVKFEAEHEKKVIIDPNVKLICENVNCNVNGKKLIENVNLIIFSKEKVAVTGESGSGKSTLCKLIAGLYGYQGTVSVNDMQTNGKPAISFMLDESSIFRGTFWENMTYGLNKEQLTKEKIKNVLVMVKLEYLFTQTQELSAMIDHNTLSKGEKQRIELARIMLLKPELIILDEPTSGLDEETEKYVWDNFRRECEESTILYTTHKRSIIKCNDRILEMRKGKVFDLSSRNNLMSSV from the coding sequence ATGGAAAAAAAACCGATTAAATATTTTCTGACTTTAACAAAATCCAAAAAAATGATCTGTTCTATTATCTTTATAATACTGCTTAACATATTTTCTTCTTATTTTTCTCTTATTCCAGCCTATTTAACCCAGATTATTTTTGATAAAGTAATCAAAGAATTTGATTTCAAATTGTTGGTGATTATTTTAGTGCTTTTAATAACCTTTTTTTTAATAAGCGGATTATTAAATGTCATTAACACTTCTTTTTATGTAAAAGTATTGAATGCCTCAAGCCTAACATTTAGAAAAAAGTATTTAGAATCTTACTTGGCTAAAGATTTTAACAGCATTTCTAACTATTCTGAAGGGGACATTATATATAGGGGGAATAATGACATCCAAAATGTTTGTGAGCTTTCCTTTGAGATTATTATTAAAACAATAACACAATTAGTACTTCTAATTGGAATTTTGATTTTGATGTTTCATAGCAGCAAGATACTTAGCTTATGTGTAATAATAATGATGTTGGTCGATTATATGTATAACTTCCTTTCATCAAATAAACTTAAAAATAAAGTGGATCAGGTTAAAACTTCTGATTCAAACTTATTCGAAAGTTATAAGCAAATCATTAATAGATATATATACATAAGATTGAATAGATTAAATCAGCAAGAGTTGGAACGTTTCTCTAAAGTTTTATCAATATCTTTTATAAATAAAAAAGTGCTAATTATAAGCCAATCTATACTTTCAGGGATATCAGGAATGATTTCAGGATCTAGACAAATGCTTGTATTGTCCATAGGCGCCTATCTGGTTGCTAAAGGCCAGCTATCAATTGGAATACTCATTGCATTTAATCAACTCGCTCAAGGACTAAATTCCCCAGCTCAATTTTTCTCCAATTGGATTCATTTCTATAAAAATTTATTGTCCTCTCACGAAAGAGTATATGATATTGTGAAATTCGAAGCAGAGCATGAAAAAAAGGTGATTATTGATCCTAATGTTAAGCTAATATGTGAAAATGTAAACTGTAATGTAAACGGAAAGAAATTGATTGAAAATGTTAATTTAATCATCTTTTCAAAAGAAAAAGTTGCAGTTACTGGAGAAAGCGGATCAGGCAAATCGACATTATGCAAACTTATCGCTGGGCTATACGGATATCAAGGAACTGTCTCTGTAAATGATATGCAAACCAACGGAAAGCCGGCGATTAGTTTTATGTTAGATGAGAGTAGTATTTTTAGGGGAACCTTTTGGGAAAATATGACCTATGGTTTGAACAAAGAGCAGCTAACTAAAGAAAAAATAAAGAATGTGCTGGTAATGGTGAAACTTGAATATTTATTTACTCAGACCCAAGAACTTTCAGCTATGATAGATCATAACACATTATCTAAGGGGGAAAAGCAAAGAATTGAGCTGGCAAGGATTATGCTTTTAAAGCCTGAGCTTATTATTCTTGATGAGCCGACCTCTGGATTGGATGAAGAAACGGAAAAATATGTTTGGGATAATTTCCGAAGAGAGTGTGAAGAATCTACAATTTTATACACCACTCATAAGCGTAGTATCATTAAATGTAATGATAGAATTTTGGAGATGAGAAAAGGGAAAGTTTTTGATTTATCGTCCCGAAATAATTTAATGAGTTCTGTCTAA